A genomic segment from Lignipirellula cremea encodes:
- a CDS encoding DNA-methyltransferase, whose translation MTTYKFCNQLFHGCGIAGMRLLDADSIPLVVTSPPYGSIRDYGGQSFYFKPMARELWRATMPGGVVCWHVNDQIVDGGETGDSYRQCIYFIELGFRLHTTLVIEGKKVASYKSRYGRAVQHVFVFSKGKRRNFNPIMDVPNKFAGVEATHHDRLSDGTRRTRDRVRVKPFRKRGVHWSYAGGTHNTPDRQAWEHPALMPEALAKDLILSWSNEGDLILDPMGGAGTTAKMAFLSNRRFLSFEINREYHDLAVERLSQTFERAASKPA comes from the coding sequence ATGACCACTTACAAATTTTGTAACCAGCTTTTCCACGGATGTGGAATCGCCGGAATGCGACTGCTCGACGCAGATTCCATTCCACTCGTCGTTACTTCGCCTCCTTATGGCTCAATCCGTGACTATGGAGGACAGTCATTTTATTTCAAGCCAATGGCTCGTGAACTGTGGCGAGCGACCATGCCCGGTGGGGTCGTTTGCTGGCACGTAAACGACCAAATCGTTGATGGCGGGGAAACTGGCGACAGCTACCGTCAATGCATCTACTTCATCGAACTCGGCTTCCGACTGCACACGACGCTCGTCATCGAAGGCAAGAAGGTCGCCAGCTACAAATCTCGGTACGGGCGAGCAGTTCAACACGTCTTCGTGTTCTCGAAAGGAAAGCGAAGAAATTTCAACCCCATCATGGATGTGCCGAACAAATTCGCTGGAGTAGAGGCGACCCACCACGACCGACTTTCCGATGGAACTCGACGAACACGAGATCGAGTGAGGGTCAAGCCGTTCCGCAAGAGAGGTGTGCATTGGAGCTATGCGGGCGGAACGCACAATACCCCGGACCGCCAAGCCTGGGAACATCCGGCGTTGATGCCGGAAGCCTTGGCAAAGGACTTGATCTTGTCCTGGTCGAATGAAGGCGACTTGATTCTTGATCCGATGGGCGGAGCTGGAACGACAGCGAAAATGGCTTTCCTGTCGAACCGGCGATTCCTCTCCTTCGAAATCAATCGGGAGTACCACGACTTGGCCGTTGAGCGGTTGAGTCAGACGTTCGAACGAGCAGCGAGCAAGCCGGCCTAA
- a CDS encoding FKBP-type peptidyl-prolyl cis-trans isomerase: protein MPSVTSRLPFIYVAAAIGLSLGVYGCSGSRPSSIFGSTAMESEAEAAQAVAEESSPAEQPGPWITTDSGLRYRILRKSTGRHPQSDDTVMIHYHGWLDDGSVFDTTYKKNLPATFPLNAVVPGFGEGLLYVGEGGMIELEIPGRLGYGFKGSPPKIPSNATLHFRIELLAIR from the coding sequence ATGCCAAGCGTAACAAGCCGCTTGCCGTTTATTTATGTCGCTGCCGCCATCGGGTTGTCGCTGGGAGTTTACGGCTGCAGCGGTTCGCGTCCTTCGTCGATCTTTGGCTCCACGGCCATGGAGTCGGAAGCCGAAGCGGCACAGGCAGTTGCCGAAGAGAGCTCGCCTGCAGAACAGCCCGGCCCGTGGATTACCACGGATAGCGGATTGCGTTACCGCATCCTCCGCAAATCGACAGGACGCCACCCGCAGTCCGACGACACCGTCATGATTCACTACCATGGCTGGCTCGATGACGGCAGCGTGTTCGATACGACTTACAAGAAAAATCTGCCGGCGACCTTTCCTTTAAACGCGGTGGTTCCGGGTTTTGGCGAAGGGCTCTTGTACGTAGGCGAAGGCGGCATGATTGAACTGGAAATCCCGGGCCGGCTGGGATATGGATTCAAGGGTTCGCCTCCCAAAATTCCCTCGAACGCAACGCTGCATTTCCGGATCGAACTGCTGGCCATTCGTTAA
- a CDS encoding NHLP leader peptide family RiPP precursor, with product MAPNTDWNLKWELLVADAWDDADLKTRLLSDPMAVCKERGIVPPEGVVLKVVENDVSTIHLVLPEAPTEAELSEEELEGVAGGGGFSIGIGPGGGVSFGIGGCSGGRCSSSGCSGGRCSSSGCSGGRCSSSGCSSSGCSGGRCSSSGCSGGRGGCSGGRC from the coding sequence ATGGCGCCGAACACTGACTGGAACCTTAAGTGGGAACTGCTCGTCGCGGATGCCTGGGACGACGCGGATTTGAAGACTCGCCTTCTGAGCGACCCGATGGCGGTCTGCAAAGAGCGCGGTATCGTTCCTCCCGAAGGCGTAGTCCTGAAGGTTGTGGAAAACGACGTCTCCACGATTCACCTGGTGCTGCCGGAAGCGCCGACTGAAGCGGAGCTGTCGGAAGAAGAACTTGAAGGCGTCGCTGGCGGCGGCGGTTTCTCGATCGGTATCGGCCCTGGTGGCGGTGTTTCGTTCGGGATTGGCGGTTGCTCCGGCGGACGTTGCTCCAGCAGCGGTTGCTCCGGCGGACGTTGCAGCAGCAGCGGTTGCTCCGGTGGTCGTTGCTCCAGCAGCGGTTGCTCCAGCAGCGGTTGCTCCGGCGGTCGTTGCTCCAGCAGCGGTTGCTCCGGCGGTCGTGGCGGTTGCTCCGGCGGTCGCTGCTAA